The following proteins come from a genomic window of Magnetococcales bacterium:
- a CDS encoding YaiI/YqxD family protein: MMIYVDADACPVKAEVMRVAERHGLAVHMVSNQWMRLPAHPLLKIQVVAGGLDKADDWIVERIERGDIVITADIPLAARCLVKGARAVGPTGKPFDDDGIGMALAMRDLNAHLRDAGEIRGSGPPFGNKDRSRFLQALEEVIQALKRGR; encoded by the coding sequence ATGATGATCTACGTGGATGCCGACGCCTGTCCGGTGAAGGCCGAGGTGATGCGGGTGGCCGAACGCCATGGGCTTGCCGTCCACATGGTCAGCAACCAATGGATGCGTCTGCCCGCCCATCCCCTGCTGAAAATACAGGTGGTCGCGGGCGGTCTGGACAAGGCCGATGACTGGATCGTGGAGCGCATCGAGCGGGGGGATATCGTCATTACGGCGGACATTCCCCTGGCTGCCCGCTGTCTCGTCAAGGGAGCGCGGGCCGTCGGCCCTACCGGCAAACCCTTCGATGATGACGGCATCGGCATGGCGTTGGCCATGCGGGATCTCAACGCCCACCTGCGCGATGCCGGAGAGATCCGGGGTAGCGGCCCGCCCTTCGGCAACAAGGACCGGTCGCGGTTCCTCCAGGCTCTGGAAGAGGTGATTCAAGCCCTCAAACGGGGGCGGTGA